One window from the genome of Streptomyces sp. NBC_00287 encodes:
- a CDS encoding zinc-dependent metalloprotease: MTSIGGAATPGMVDWNLAVATATRLMRPGPEISREEARAVVAELRRHAKASEEHVRGFTRLGTEETHDTPVLVVDRPGWVRANVAGFRELLKPLLDKMQERRTSTPGGAVLGAVGGKVTGVELGMLLSFLASRVLGQYETFAPATRELPAGMNGGGRLLLVAPNIVHVERELDVQPHDFRLWVCLHEETHRTQFTAVPWLRDHLEGEIQSFLGETDVDPMTVLERIREAAQSLAGGRPEAEEDDGGRSFVEIVQTPAQREILGRLTAVMSLLEGHADFVMDGVGPAVVPSVAEIREKFQQRRAKGASRLDMALRKLLGLDAKLRQYRDGERFVRAVVDQVGMDGFNRVWTSPNTLPTKAEIAKPADWVARVHRKAES; encoded by the coding sequence ATGACGAGCATCGGTGGTGCCGCAACTCCTGGGATGGTCGACTGGAATCTCGCGGTGGCGACCGCGACCCGGCTGATGCGGCCGGGCCCCGAGATCAGCCGCGAAGAGGCCCGCGCCGTCGTCGCCGAGCTGCGCCGGCACGCCAAAGCCTCGGAGGAACACGTCCGGGGCTTCACTCGTCTGGGCACCGAGGAGACCCACGACACCCCCGTCCTGGTCGTCGACCGCCCCGGCTGGGTCCGCGCCAATGTCGCCGGCTTCCGGGAACTGCTCAAACCGCTGCTGGACAAGATGCAGGAGCGCCGCACCAGCACCCCCGGCGGCGCGGTCCTCGGCGCCGTCGGCGGCAAGGTGACCGGTGTGGAACTGGGCATGCTGCTGTCGTTCCTGGCCTCCCGCGTACTCGGCCAGTACGAGACCTTCGCCCCCGCCACCCGCGAACTGCCCGCAGGGATGAACGGCGGCGGCCGACTGCTGCTCGTCGCGCCGAACATCGTCCACGTCGAGCGCGAACTCGACGTCCAGCCCCACGACTTCCGCCTGTGGGTGTGCCTGCACGAGGAGACCCACCGCACCCAGTTCACCGCCGTGCCCTGGCTGCGGGACCACTTGGAGGGCGAAATCCAGTCTTTCTTGGGGGAGACCGACGTCGACCCCATGACCGTGCTGGAGCGCATCCGCGAGGCCGCGCAGTCCCTTGCCGGGGGCCGCCCCGAGGCCGAGGAGGACGACGGCGGACGCTCCTTCGTCGAGATCGTGCAGACCCCGGCCCAGCGCGAGATCCTCGGCCGCCTCACCGCCGTGATGTCCCTCCTGGAGGGCCACGCCGACTTCGTCATGGACGGCGTGGGCCCGGCGGTCGTGCCGTCCGTCGCGGAGATCCGCGAGAAGTTCCAGCAGCGCCGCGCCAAGGGCGCCTCCCGCCTGGACATGGCCCTGCGCAAGCTGCTCGGTCTGGACGCCAAACTCCGGCAGTACCGCGACGGCGAACGCTTTGTGCGGGCCGTCGTCGACCAGGTCGGCATGGACGGCTTCAACCGCGTGTGGACCTCCCCGAACACCCTCCCGACCAAGGCGGAGATCGCCAAACCGGCGGACTGGGTCGCGCGGGTGCACCGCAAGGCCGAGTCGTGA
- the ftsH gene encoding ATP-dependent zinc metalloprotease FtsH: protein MDVKRYFRGPVMWIVLAVLAVVVLMQVVGSSGGYKTVDTGQVVQAINDNKVESAKLTTGDEQTIKVQLKDGEKIEDSSKIQASYIGDQGVNLANTLQTKYADKQIPDGYTVSPTKQNAFVSILLSLLPFVLIVVVFLFLMNQMQGGGSRVMNFGKSKAKLITKDTPKTTFADVAGSDEAVEELHEIKEFLQEPAKFQAVGAKIPKGVLLYGPPGTGKTLLARAVAGEAGVPFYSISGSDFVEMFVGVGASRVRDLFEQAKANAPAIVFVDEIDAVGRHRGAGLGGGHDEREQTLNQLLVEMDGFDVKGGVILIAATNRPDILDPALLRPGRFDRQIAVDRPDMQGRLEILKVHQKGKPVAPDVDLSAVARRTPGFTGADLSNVLNEAALLTARSNQKLIDNHMLDEAIDRVVAGPQKRTRIMSDKEKKITAYHEGGHALVAAASPNSDPVHKITILSRGRALGYTMVLPDEDKYSTTRNEMLDQLAYMLGGRAAEELVFHDPTTGAANDIEKATTTARAMVTQYGMTERLGAIKFGGDNTEPFLGREMAHQRDYSEEVAALVDEEVKKLIENAHNEAWEILVENRDVLDNLVLALLEKETLGKEEIAEIFAPIVKRPPRPAWTGSSRRTPSTRPPVLSPKELALTNGANGATPAITTAKSTVAEPTPEPAPEERPES, encoded by the coding sequence ATGGACGTGAAGCGATACTTCCGTGGGCCGGTCATGTGGATCGTGCTGGCCGTCCTTGCCGTGGTCGTGTTGATGCAGGTCGTCGGCTCGTCCGGCGGCTACAAGACGGTGGACACCGGCCAGGTCGTCCAGGCGATCAATGACAACAAGGTCGAGTCGGCCAAGCTGACCACCGGCGACGAGCAGACCATCAAGGTCCAGCTCAAGGACGGCGAAAAGATCGAGGACAGCTCGAAGATCCAGGCGAGCTACATCGGCGACCAGGGCGTGAACCTGGCCAACACCCTGCAGACCAAGTACGCGGACAAGCAGATCCCGGACGGCTACACGGTCTCGCCGACGAAGCAGAACGCCTTCGTGAGCATCCTGCTCTCGCTGCTCCCCTTCGTTCTCATCGTGGTCGTGTTCCTGTTCCTGATGAATCAGATGCAGGGCGGCGGCTCCCGAGTCATGAACTTCGGGAAGTCCAAGGCCAAGCTCATCACCAAGGACACCCCGAAGACGACGTTCGCGGACGTCGCCGGCTCGGACGAGGCGGTCGAGGAACTCCACGAGATCAAGGAATTCCTCCAGGAGCCCGCCAAGTTCCAGGCCGTCGGCGCAAAGATTCCCAAGGGCGTACTGCTGTACGGCCCTCCCGGCACCGGCAAGACCCTGCTCGCGCGCGCCGTCGCGGGCGAGGCCGGCGTGCCGTTCTACTCGATCTCCGGTTCCGACTTCGTCGAGATGTTCGTCGGTGTCGGTGCCTCCCGAGTCCGTGACCTGTTCGAGCAGGCCAAGGCGAACGCCCCGGCGATCGTCTTCGTCGACGAGATCGACGCGGTCGGCCGCCACCGCGGCGCCGGCCTCGGCGGCGGTCACGACGAGCGCGAGCAGACCCTGAACCAGCTGCTCGTCGAGATGGACGGCTTCGACGTGAAGGGCGGCGTCATCCTGATCGCCGCCACGAACCGGCCCGACATCCTCGACCCGGCCCTGCTGCGCCCCGGCCGCTTCGACCGCCAGATCGCGGTCGACCGCCCGGACATGCAGGGCCGTCTGGAGATCCTCAAGGTTCACCAGAAGGGCAAGCCGGTCGCCCCGGACGTCGACCTGTCCGCAGTGGCGCGTCGCACGCCGGGCTTCACCGGCGCCGACCTGTCGAACGTGCTGAACGAGGCTGCGCTGCTCACCGCGCGCAGCAACCAGAAGCTGATCGACAACCACATGCTGGACGAGGCGATCGACCGTGTGGTCGCGGGCCCGCAGAAGCGGACCCGGATCATGTCGGACAAGGAAAAGAAGATCACCGCGTACCACGAGGGCGGACACGCCCTGGTCGCGGCGGCCTCCCCGAACTCCGACCCGGTCCACAAGATCACGATCCTGAGCCGCGGCCGCGCCCTCGGCTACACGATGGTCCTGCCGGACGAGGACAAGTACTCCACCACCCGCAACGAAATGCTGGACCAGCTCGCATACATGCTGGGCGGCCGCGCGGCGGAGGAACTGGTCTTCCACGACCCGACGACGGGCGCTGCGAACGACATCGAGAAGGCCACCACAACGGCCCGCGCGATGGTCACGCAGTACGGCATGACCGAGCGTCTCGGTGCGATCAAGTTCGGTGGCGACAACACCGAGCCCTTCCTCGGCCGTGAGATGGCTCACCAGCGTGACTACTCGGAAGAGGTCGCCGCGCTGGTCGACGAAGAGGTCAAGAAGCTCATCGAGAACGCGCACAACGAGGCCTGGGAGATCCTGGTCGAGAACCGCGATGTCCTCGACAACCTCGTCCTCGCGCTGCTGGAGAAGGAGACGCTGGGCAAGGAGGAGATCGCCGAGATCTTCGCCCCCATCGTCAAGCGCCCGCCCCGGCCCGCCTGGACCGGCTCCTCCCGCCGTACGCCGTCCACCCGTCCGCCGGTGCTCTCCCCCAAGGAGCTCGCACTGACGAACGGCGCCAACGGCGCGACTCCGGCGATCACCACCGCCAAGTCGACGGTGGCGGAGCCCACCCCGGAGCCCGCTCCCGAGGAGCGCCCGGAGAGCTGA
- a CDS encoding inorganic diphosphatase, which produces MEFDVTIEIPKGSRNKYEVDHETGRIRLDRRLFTSTSYPADYGFVENTLGEDGDPLDALVILDEPTFPGCLIQCRAIGMFRMTDEAGGDDKLLCVPAHDPRVEHLRDIHHVSEFDRLEIQHFFEVYKDLEPGKSVEGADWVGRTEAEAEIERSYKRFKDQGGH; this is translated from the coding sequence GTGGAGTTCGACGTCACGATCGAGATTCCGAAGGGTTCGCGGAACAAGTACGAGGTGGACCACGAGACCGGTCGGATCCGCTTGGACCGTCGCCTCTTCACCTCGACCAGTTACCCGGCCGACTACGGCTTCGTCGAGAACACCCTCGGCGAGGACGGCGACCCGCTGGACGCCCTGGTCATCCTGGACGAGCCGACTTTCCCCGGCTGCCTCATCCAGTGCCGTGCGATCGGCATGTTCCGGATGACGGACGAGGCCGGCGGCGACGACAAGCTGCTGTGCGTGCCCGCGCACGACCCGCGCGTGGAGCACCTGCGCGACATTCACCACGTGTCGGAGTTCGACCGCCTGGAGATCCAGCACTTCTTCGAGGTCTACAAGGACCTGGAGCCCGGCAAGTCCGTCGAGGGTGCCGACTGGGTGGGCCGTACCGAGGCCGAGGCCGAGATCGAGCGGTCCTACAAGCGCTTCAAGGACCAGGGCGGCCACTGA
- the tilS gene encoding tRNA lysidine(34) synthetase TilS produces the protein MGPHPAVAAIRLAVRRVLHDILNDQQTSTANDPQTPTEQTPHERPPSPLVLVACSGGADSMALASALAFEAPKLGIRAGGVTVDHGLQPGSDLRAEEVVLRLRELGLDPVESTAVTVGREGGPEAAARDARYAALDAAAQRHGACAILLGHTRDDQAETVLLGLARGSGIRSLSGMAAVSGADGRYRRPFLELDRQTARRACMVQSLPVWDDPHNADPAYTRSRLRHEGLPALEKALGKGVVEALARTAQLSRDDADALDAWAGQAEASVRDAAGLLECAKLYALPPAVRRRILRRAAIEAGAPAGSLFARHIEEVDRLITGWRGQGAINLPGKVVAQRQGGRLVIRQG, from the coding sequence ATGGGTCCCCATCCTGCGGTCGCGGCGATACGCCTGGCGGTCCGCCGCGTCCTCCACGACATCCTCAACGACCAACAGACCTCTACCGCGAACGACCCCCAGACCCCCACCGAGCAGACCCCGCACGAGCGACCGCCGTCGCCGCTCGTGCTCGTGGCGTGCTCCGGCGGCGCCGACTCCATGGCCCTCGCCTCCGCCCTCGCCTTCGAGGCCCCCAAACTCGGCATCCGCGCGGGCGGCGTCACCGTCGACCACGGCCTGCAGCCCGGCTCCGACCTGCGCGCCGAGGAAGTCGTCCTGCGCCTGCGTGAACTCGGCCTCGACCCGGTCGAGTCCACCGCCGTCACCGTCGGCCGCGAAGGCGGACCCGAGGCCGCCGCCAGGGACGCCCGCTACGCCGCCCTAGACGCCGCCGCCCAGCGCCACGGCGCCTGCGCGATCCTGCTCGGCCACACCCGCGACGACCAGGCCGAAACCGTCCTGCTCGGCCTCGCCCGCGGCTCCGGCATCCGCTCCCTGTCCGGAATGGCCGCGGTCTCGGGGGCCGACGGCCGTTACCGACGCCCCTTCCTCGAACTCGACCGGCAGACCGCCCGCAGGGCCTGCATGGTCCAGTCCCTCCCCGTCTGGGACGACCCCCACAACGCCGACCCCGCCTACACCCGCTCCCGCCTGCGCCACGAAGGCCTGCCCGCCCTGGAGAAGGCCCTCGGCAAAGGCGTCGTGGAGGCCCTCGCCCGTACGGCCCAACTGTCCCGAGACGACGCCGATGCCCTCGACGCCTGGGCCGGCCAGGCCGAGGCCTCCGTCCGCGACGCCGCCGGTCTGCTGGAGTGCGCCAAGCTCTACGCCCTTCCGCCCGCCGTACGCCGCCGGATCCTGCGCCGCGCCGCCATCGAGGCGGGTGCTCCGGCCGGTTCGCTGTTCGCCCGGCACATCGAGGAAGTCGACCGTCTGATCACCGGATGGCGGGGTCAGGGGGCCATCAATCTCCCCGGCAAAGTCGTGGCCCAGCGCCAGGGTGGCAGACTGGTGATTCGGCAAGGCTGA
- the folE gene encoding GTP cyclohydrolase I FolE has translation MTDPVTLDGEGRIGEFDEKRAENAVRELLIAVGEDPDREGLRETPGRVARAYKEIFAGLWQQPEDVLTTTFDIGHDEMVLVKDIEVYSTCEHHLVPFRGVAHVGYIPATTGKITGLSKLARLVDVYARRPQVQERLTTQIADSLMEILEPRGVIVVVECEHMCMSMRGIRKPGAKTITSAVRGQLRDAATRNEAMSLIMAR, from the coding sequence ATGACCGACCCCGTGACGCTCGACGGCGAGGGCCGCATCGGCGAGTTCGACGAGAAGCGCGCCGAGAACGCCGTACGCGAACTGCTGATCGCGGTCGGCGAGGACCCGGACCGCGAGGGCTTGAGGGAGACGCCGGGGCGGGTGGCCAGGGCGTACAAGGAGATATTCGCGGGGCTGTGGCAGCAGCCCGAGGATGTGCTGACCACGACGTTCGACATCGGGCACGACGAGATGGTGCTCGTGAAGGACATCGAGGTGTACAGCACGTGCGAGCACCATCTGGTGCCCTTCCGGGGTGTGGCGCACGTCGGGTACATTCCGGCCACCACCGGCAAGATCACCGGGCTGTCCAAGCTGGCCCGGCTCGTCGATGTCTACGCCCGCCGTCCTCAGGTGCAGGAACGACTCACCACCCAGATCGCGGACTCCCTGATGGAGATCCTGGAGCCGCGGGGCGTGATCGTCGTCGTGGAGTGCGAACACATGTGCATGTCGATGCGGGGCATCCGCAAGCCCGGCGCGAAGACCATCACCTCGGCGGTGCGTGGTCAGCTGCGGGACGCGGCCACGCGCAACGAGGCGATGAGCCTGATCATGGCGCGCTGA
- the hpt gene encoding hypoxanthine phosphoribosyltransferase produces the protein MRVDANDMGADLQQVLITKEEIDAKLAELAAKIDAEYAGKDLLIVGVLKGAVMVMADLARALSTPVTMDWMAVSSYGAGTQSSGVVRILKDLDTDIKGKHVLIVEDIIDSGLTLSWLLSNLGSREPESLKVCTLLRKPDAAKVAIDVEWVGFDIPNEFVVGYGLDYAEKYRNLPFVGTLAPHVYGG, from the coding sequence ATGCGGGTGGACGCGAACGACATGGGTGCCGACCTTCAGCAGGTGCTCATCACCAAGGAAGAGATCGACGCGAAGCTGGCCGAGCTGGCCGCGAAGATCGACGCGGAGTACGCGGGCAAGGACCTGCTCATCGTCGGTGTCCTCAAGGGCGCGGTGATGGTGATGGCGGACCTCGCCCGGGCGCTGTCCACCCCCGTCACCATGGACTGGATGGCCGTGTCCTCCTACGGCGCGGGCACCCAGTCCTCCGGCGTGGTGCGGATCCTCAAGGACCTCGACACCGATATCAAGGGCAAGCACGTCCTGATCGTCGAGGACATCATCGACTCCGGACTGACCCTGTCCTGGCTGCTGTCCAACCTCGGCTCGCGCGAGCCCGAGTCGCTCAAGGTGTGCACCCTGCTGCGCAAGCCCGACGCCGCGAAGGTCGCCATCGACGTCGAGTGGGTCGGCTTCGACATCCCCAACGAGTTCGTCGTCGGCTACGGCCTCGACTACGCCGAGAAGTACCGCAACCTCCCGTTCGTCGGTACGCTCGCGCCCCACGTCTACGGCGGCTGA
- the dacB gene encoding D-alanyl-D-alanine carboxypeptidase/D-alanyl-D-alanine endopeptidase, with amino-acid sequence MVVPELRPWRAARPRVARIAGAVRPRLARAVTAARPRLSRLGRAASAQVTRPKTWQYTAGAATAGLALAVGVVTAAGPWDSSGQRTAERDRAAAQGGTGGADHGRNSATTAKAPHPAPSAGSVLGGLGGSAGRVKSVPGAKALAGVLDPLLDVPALGARRSAVVVDITTGKRLYGVGADTALTPASTTKIATAAAALSALGPDHRLTTRTALEPDTKELVLVGGGDPTLTARKDAEGNASLRTLAEDTTAALKKDGVREVTLSYDVTLYAGDEVHPIGVNDNLAKVSALMADEARTDDSTSGPAPRVGDPAAEAARTFADLLADHGIKTTSPGPSKATGRAESLAEVSSPPLSALVERMLTNSDNDLAEALARQTAIATGERPDFDGAGRAIRAELKKLGLPVTGADFKDGSGLNRDDRLTADTLTALLAAAGDPAHPELRPILTGLPVAGFTGTLTSRYTDGAAGIVRAKTGTLTGVNALAGTVVDQDGHLLAFAFLATDTTDPGAAQSALDAAATALSACGCD; translated from the coding sequence GTGGTCGTGCCAGAGCTGAGGCCTTGGCGGGCCGCGAGACCGCGTGTGGCGCGGATCGCGGGCGCCGTACGACCGCGTCTGGCACGGGCCGTCACAGCTGCGCGACCGCGTCTGTCGCGGCTCGGCCGAGCCGCCTCGGCGCAGGTCACAAGGCCGAAGACCTGGCAGTACACCGCCGGCGCCGCCACCGCAGGCCTTGCACTGGCCGTCGGTGTGGTGACCGCCGCCGGTCCCTGGGACTCCTCCGGTCAGCGTACGGCCGAGCGGGACCGGGCAGCCGCCCAGGGGGGCACGGGTGGCGCAGATCACGGTCGTAATTCCGCTACGACGGCCAAGGCGCCCCATCCCGCCCCCAGCGCCGGGTCCGTCCTCGGCGGTCTCGGTGGCTCGGCCGGCCGGGTGAAGTCGGTGCCGGGCGCAAAGGCGCTGGCCGGCGTCCTGGACCCGCTCCTGGATGTCCCCGCGCTCGGCGCTCGCCGTTCCGCTGTCGTCGTGGACATCACCACGGGCAAGCGCCTGTACGGCGTCGGCGCCGACACCGCGCTCACCCCGGCCTCCACCACGAAGATCGCCACGGCGGCCGCGGCCCTGTCGGCCCTCGGCCCCGACCACCGCCTCACCACCCGCACTGCCCTGGAACCCGACACCAAGGAACTCGTCCTGGTCGGCGGCGGCGACCCCACGCTCACCGCCCGCAAGGACGCCGAGGGCAACGCGAGCCTGCGCACCCTCGCCGAGGACACCACCGCCGCCCTGAAAAAGGACGGCGTGCGCGAGGTGACGCTGTCGTACGACGTCACGCTCTACGCGGGCGACGAGGTCCACCCGATCGGGGTCAACGACAACCTCGCCAAGGTCAGCGCCCTCATGGCCGACGAGGCCCGCACCGACGACTCCACCAGCGGCCCCGCCCCGCGCGTGGGCGACCCGGCGGCGGAAGCGGCCCGCACCTTCGCGGACCTGCTCGCCGACCACGGCATCAAGACCACCTCTCCGGGCCCGTCCAAGGCGACCGGCCGCGCGGAGAGCCTCGCCGAGGTCTCCTCGCCGCCGCTCTCGGCCCTCGTCGAACGCATGCTCACCAACAGCGACAACGACCTCGCCGAGGCCCTCGCCCGGCAGACCGCCATCGCCACCGGCGAACGCCCCGACTTCGACGGCGCGGGCCGCGCGATCCGCGCCGAACTCAAGAAGCTCGGACTCCCCGTCACCGGCGCCGACTTCAAGGACGGCAGCGGCCTGAACCGCGACGACCGGCTCACGGCGGACACGTTGACGGCACTGCTGGCGGCGGCGGGCGACCCGGCCCACCCCGAACTCCGCCCGATCCTCACGGGCCTGCCCGTGGCGGGCTTCACCGGCACCCTCACCAGCCGCTACACGGACGGCGCGGCCGGCATCGTACGAGCGAAGACAGGCACCCTGACCGGTGTGAACGCCCTGGCAGGGACGGTCGTGGACCAGGACGGGCACCTGCTGGCCTTCGCGTTCCTGGCCACGGACACCACGGACCCGGGAGCGGCCCAGTCGGCCCTGGACGCGGCAGCGACGGCACTCTCGGCCTGCGGATGCGACTGA
- a CDS encoding DUF3180 domain-containing protein produces the protein MRELRIRVLAGVFVVAGILSWAGARLWNSIGTLPSVPLAAPIVLALIAAVLLATALSIRSRLKAQRERRPGAKGVDPLMAARAVVFGQASALVAALVSGMYGGTGAFLLEVLDTPARRDQAIYAGFSVVAGIAVIAAAIFLERVCKLPEDDEHNGAGAAPAA, from the coding sequence GTGAGAGAGCTGCGTATCAGGGTGCTGGCAGGCGTGTTCGTCGTGGCCGGCATCCTGTCCTGGGCGGGCGCCCGCCTCTGGAACTCGATCGGGACCCTGCCGAGCGTCCCCCTGGCCGCCCCCATCGTCCTCGCCCTGATCGCCGCGGTCCTGCTGGCCACGGCGCTGTCGATCCGCTCCCGCCTCAAGGCGCAGCGCGAGCGTCGCCCCGGCGCCAAGGGCGTCGACCCCCTGATGGCTGCCCGAGCGGTCGTCTTCGGCCAGGCCAGCGCCCTGGTCGCGGCCCTGGTCTCCGGCATGTACGGCGGCACAGGCGCCTTCCTCCTGGAAGTCCTGGACACCCCGGCCCGACGCGACCAGGCCATCTACGCCGGCTTCTCGGTCGTCGCGGGCATCGCCGTCATAGCGGCGGCCATCTTCCTGGAGCGCGTCTGCAAACTCCCGGAGGACGACGAACACAACGGCGCGGGAGCGGCACCGGCGGCATAG